A portion of the Natronococcus sp. AD-5 genome contains these proteins:
- a CDS encoding TraB domain-containing protein — MSTDSFKPIVDELCVRMPDQGTITFVPSVHFSPTHRHRARETIRTVEPDVVAVELDERRFENLEQDRRPNPVELARDLPPPAAIGYTILRAIQQTVVRLSGLDPAKTDMETAIETAAELDTPVALIDEPMAETVTALTNRIGPATLPRLLFRTQLLGPEEYARQMEVVATPFAAIDHGDDVQPVIDNMRRLLPEVADVLIDRRDRAMAERLHRLRCAGYDVVAIIGAGHHNGIRRVLAELEGERADSSVGVPIRHPSREVTRIPID, encoded by the coding sequence ATGAGCACTGATAGCTTCAAGCCCATCGTCGACGAACTGTGCGTACGAATGCCAGACCAAGGAACGATCACGTTCGTCCCGAGCGTCCACTTCTCGCCGACTCATCGACACCGAGCGCGCGAAACGATCCGAACCGTCGAACCAGACGTCGTCGCCGTCGAACTCGACGAGCGTCGGTTCGAGAATCTCGAGCAAGACCGGCGGCCGAATCCGGTCGAACTGGCTCGCGACCTCCCGCCACCGGCGGCGATCGGATACACGATACTGCGGGCGATACAGCAAACGGTCGTTCGGTTGTCCGGTCTCGATCCCGCGAAAACGGACATGGAGACGGCGATCGAAACCGCCGCCGAGCTCGACACCCCGGTCGCCCTCATCGACGAACCGATGGCCGAGACCGTCACCGCTCTCACGAACCGCATCGGTCCCGCGACGCTGCCGAGGCTGCTGTTTCGCACCCAGTTGCTGGGTCCCGAGGAGTACGCCCGACAGATGGAAGTCGTGGCGACGCCGTTCGCGGCGATCGATCACGGCGACGACGTTCAGCCGGTGATCGACAACATGCGGCGGTTGCTTCCCGAGGTGGCGGACGTCCTGATCGACCGGCGTGATCGAGCGATGGCCGAACGGCTCCACCGACTTCGATGTGCGGGGTACGACGTCGTCGCGATCATCGGCGCCGGCCACCACAACGGGATCCGTCGCGTCCTCGCGGAACTCGAGGGAGAGCGCGCCGATTCCAGCGTGGGCGTTCCTATCAGGCACCCCTCGCGCGAGGTAACCCGGATTCCCATCGATTGA
- a CDS encoding DUF502 domain-containing protein — MNSWKRDFGRGLIVLVPILVTLFLVSVLYSFVASVTPAVMLDGEALGTVLVGVDEGTREYVAGLLRVLVLLSIVGALMYALGSLARTTVGELFEAWLDHAANRVPGLRLVYNASKTTTEVTVGTEAVQGPVKLEPWKGLRMTAFKTGHRTADGRVILFLPTAPNITTGFVLEADPDDFTELDESMESALTRVISAGFGDATRSRDETDADESADDADDQPLHRPEL; from the coding sequence ATGAATTCGTGGAAGCGAGATTTCGGGCGGGGGCTCATCGTGCTGGTACCGATCCTGGTCACGCTGTTTCTCGTCTCCGTCCTCTACTCGTTCGTCGCGAGTGTCACGCCGGCGGTGATGCTCGACGGCGAAGCGCTCGGGACTGTTCTCGTCGGCGTCGACGAGGGAACCCGGGAGTACGTCGCCGGCCTCCTGCGCGTTCTCGTGTTGCTCTCGATCGTCGGCGCGCTGATGTACGCGCTCGGGAGCCTCGCGCGAACGACGGTCGGCGAACTGTTCGAAGCGTGGCTCGATCACGCGGCGAACCGCGTCCCCGGTCTGCGACTCGTCTACAACGCGTCGAAAACCACGACCGAGGTCACGGTCGGAACGGAGGCCGTCCAGGGTCCGGTCAAACTCGAGCCCTGGAAGGGGCTTCGCATGACCGCATTCAAGACCGGCCACCGGACCGCGGACGGGCGCGTCATCCTCTTCCTGCCGACGGCGCCGAACATCACCACCGGCTTCGTCCTCGAGGCCGATCCCGACGATTTCACGGAACTAGACGAGAGCATGGAATCGGCGCTCACGCGGGTCATCAGCGCCGGCTTCGGCGACGCGACGCGGTCTCGAGACGAGACCGACGCTGACGAGTCGGCCGACGACGCCGACGACCAGCCGCTCCACCGACCGGAGTTGTAG
- a CDS encoding IclR family transcriptional regulator, with protein MTAKRDDGAGAGVSTTRKTFAILEALKSEEGLTITEITRRTDLPKSTVYRHLATLADMGYVIERGGGYYIGLRLLEISEQTRNRKTGYTAAKRKVFELGQETDERSLFVVEEEYDAVYLHRYGSLSDTMIGKRRPLHSLASGKVILAEWDDEAVADFVETKGLERHTDNTITEPGALYEELERIRDRGYAVNDEEYMDGLCGVAVPVHTPDDELLGALGLFGPASRFTEDVHEEFVNRLRDKAGEIRVTLAYG; from the coding sequence ATGACCGCAAAACGGGACGACGGGGCCGGCGCGGGCGTCTCGACGACGAGAAAGACGTTCGCGATCCTCGAGGCGCTCAAATCGGAGGAGGGACTCACGATCACCGAGATCACGCGTCGGACGGACCTGCCGAAGAGCACGGTCTATCGCCACCTCGCGACGCTCGCCGACATGGGGTACGTCATCGAACGGGGCGGCGGCTACTACATCGGCCTTCGGTTGCTCGAGATCAGCGAGCAGACCCGGAACCGAAAGACGGGATACACCGCCGCGAAGCGCAAGGTGTTCGAACTGGGCCAGGAGACCGACGAGCGGTCGCTGTTCGTCGTCGAGGAGGAGTACGACGCCGTGTACCTCCACCGGTACGGGAGCCTCTCCGACACGATGATCGGCAAGCGGCGTCCGCTGCACTCGCTGGCGTCGGGGAAGGTGATTCTCGCGGAGTGGGACGACGAGGCGGTCGCAGACTTCGTCGAGACGAAGGGACTCGAGCGACACACGGACAACACGATCACCGAGCCCGGCGCGCTCTACGAGGAACTCGAGCGGATTAGGGACCGCGGCTACGCGGTCAACGACGAGGAGTACATGGACGGGCTCTGCGGCGTCGCCGTTCCGGTTCACACGCCCGACGACGAACTCCTCGGCGCGCTGGGACTGTTCGGCCCGGCGAGCCGGTTCACGGAGGACGTCCACGAGGAGTTCGTGAACCGACTCCGTGACAAGGCGGGAGAAATCAGGGTGACGCTCGCGTACGGCTGA
- a CDS encoding TAXI family TRAP transporter solute-binding subunit: protein MPIRETYGRTRRSFLAAAGGGATAAVAGCLGDIEGALEDETQNLRMRTAAAETAAYGANEGIASVVNDQTDEIYVEANTSSGTEANVGALDDESAEMVYIQNWSAREVAEGVEPFDDLSFEMAQAFHFYDLPWFFCSADEDLETLSDIESGTAISPTPEGSGTAPALEHALERAGDYDRVSYSYGEQGSAMNEGQLDVGVGTYMNFQIAPGWLQEMMGTVDLRVLGVDDELLEDWRDDDKLLIESFDGDELEEASTPEEVHCPTFAYNFVCRDDLDYDAVYTFLETMYDHREQLDEYSAMLGRLGDDEFWVRNAYEGLPFHDAAADFYEEIGIWSDEFERVGDA, encoded by the coding sequence ATGCCGATTAGAGAGACCTACGGCCGAACCCGTCGTTCGTTCCTCGCCGCCGCCGGCGGCGGTGCGACCGCAGCGGTTGCGGGCTGTCTCGGCGACATCGAGGGCGCCCTGGAAGACGAAACGCAGAACCTTCGGATGCGCACCGCCGCCGCGGAAACGGCGGCCTACGGCGCGAACGAGGGGATCGCCAGCGTCGTCAACGATCAGACGGACGAGATCTACGTCGAGGCGAACACGAGTTCGGGGACGGAGGCCAACGTCGGCGCGCTCGACGACGAGAGCGCCGAGATGGTCTACATCCAGAACTGGTCGGCGCGAGAGGTCGCCGAGGGCGTCGAGCCGTTCGACGACCTGAGCTTCGAGATGGCGCAGGCGTTTCACTTCTACGACCTGCCGTGGTTCTTCTGTAGCGCGGACGAGGACCTCGAGACCCTCTCGGATATCGAGTCGGGGACGGCGATTTCGCCGACCCCGGAGGGATCGGGTACCGCGCCCGCCCTCGAGCACGCCCTGGAACGGGCTGGCGACTACGACCGCGTCAGTTACAGCTACGGCGAGCAGGGGAGCGCGATGAACGAGGGACAGCTCGACGTCGGCGTGGGGACGTACATGAACTTCCAGATCGCCCCGGGATGGCTCCAGGAGATGATGGGGACCGTCGACCTGCGCGTCCTCGGCGTCGACGACGAACTCCTCGAGGACTGGCGGGACGACGACAAGCTGCTGATCGAGTCGTTCGACGGCGACGAACTCGAGGAGGCGTCGACGCCCGAAGAGGTCCACTGTCCGACGTTCGCGTACAACTTCGTCTGTCGGGACGACCTCGACTACGACGCCGTCTACACGTTCCTCGAGACGATGTACGACCACCGCGAGCAACTCGACGAGTACAGCGCGATGCTCGGACGACTCGGGGACGACGAGTTCTGGGTCCGGAACGCGTACGAGGGCCTCCCGTTCCACGACGCGGCGGCCGACTTCTACGAGGAGATCGGGATCTGGTCCGACGAGTTCGAACGCGTCGGCGACGCCTAA
- a CDS encoding polysaccharide deacetylase family protein: protein MGDIDVAIGVDADCVAGWLGSYGGEDSPADLSRGLAAGNEGIPRMLALFEDADVETSWYVPGHTIETFRDEIEAVAAAGHELGVHGYSHENPTDLSRSQEDEILAVSIDLIEDVTGSEPAGHRASWWEFSENTPELVEKHGFDYDSSLMERQFEPGWMRKGDSWEKIDYDRNPETWMEPYRYGEETDVVEIPISWYRDDIPPMLFIKQPIYHAGYKDPEMMYEQYYKRQFDFLYDRRGAGVYTFTIHPDIHGLPHMISPFEEFIRYVKGHENAQFVTLETVAEKFRDDPSVYESESDYV, encoded by the coding sequence ATGGGAGATATTGACGTTGCGATCGGCGTCGACGCGGACTGCGTCGCCGGTTGGCTCGGCTCGTACGGCGGTGAAGACTCCCCCGCGGATCTCTCCCGGGGGTTGGCCGCCGGGAACGAAGGCATCCCGCGGATGCTCGCGCTCTTCGAGGACGCGGACGTCGAGACGTCGTGGTACGTCCCCGGCCACACGATCGAGACCTTCCGCGACGAGATCGAGGCGGTCGCGGCCGCCGGCCACGAACTCGGCGTCCACGGCTACTCGCACGAGAACCCGACCGACCTCTCGCGGTCGCAGGAGGACGAGATCCTCGCGGTGTCGATCGACCTCATCGAGGACGTCACCGGCTCGGAGCCCGCCGGCCACCGCGCCAGTTGGTGGGAGTTCAGCGAGAACACGCCGGAGCTGGTCGAGAAACACGGATTCGACTACGACAGCAGCCTGATGGAGCGACAGTTCGAACCCGGCTGGATGCGCAAGGGCGATAGCTGGGAGAAGATCGACTACGACAGGAATCCCGAAACCTGGATGGAGCCCTACCGGTACGGCGAGGAAACGGACGTCGTCGAGATCCCGATCAGCTGGTACCGGGACGACATCCCGCCGATGCTATTCATCAAACAGCCGATCTATCACGCCGGCTACAAGGATCCGGAGATGATGTACGAGCAGTACTACAAGCGCCAGTTCGACTTCCTGTACGACCGGCGCGGTGCGGGCGTCTACACGTTCACGATCCACCCGGACATCCACGGGCTGCCGCACATGATCTCGCCGTTCGAGGAGTTCATTCGGTACGTGAAGGGCCACGAGAACGCGCAGTTCGTCACCCTCGAGACGGTCGCCGAGAAGTTCAGGGACGATCCGTCGGTGTACGAGAGCGAGAGCGACTACGTCTAA
- the rdfA gene encoding rod-determining factor RdfA, translated as MTDRSNSADQRAACCKLGRVAGGYDLSRLDDDLVAYWTGEGDEQYSTRELATLVNQRVLEAALQEAGVSYKEGEIENTYRLLTDDDVTSGTRVQTRNELERDGVPVEAVESDFVSHQTVYNHLTGCLEASLETPSDEERLERGEEKLGALQNRTEAVTVDTIDQLRRNDVVDIGEFDVLVSVSVTCEECQQQFTVRELLDERTCECAD; from the coding sequence GTGACCGATCGTAGTAATTCCGCGGACCAGCGCGCGGCGTGTTGCAAACTCGGACGAGTCGCGGGCGGGTACGACCTCTCGAGGCTCGACGACGATCTCGTCGCGTACTGGACGGGCGAGGGCGACGAACAGTACAGCACGCGAGAACTCGCGACGCTCGTGAATCAGCGCGTCCTCGAGGCGGCGCTCCAGGAGGCCGGCGTCTCGTACAAGGAAGGCGAGATCGAGAACACCTACCGGTTGCTCACCGACGACGACGTCACCAGCGGGACGCGCGTCCAGACCCGAAACGAACTCGAGCGCGACGGCGTCCCGGTCGAGGCGGTCGAATCCGACTTCGTCTCCCACCAGACCGTCTACAACCACCTGACCGGGTGTCTCGAGGCGTCCCTCGAGACGCCGAGCGACGAGGAGCGCCTCGAGCGCGGCGAGGAGAAACTCGGCGCGCTCCAGAACCGGACCGAGGCGGTGACGGTCGATACGATCGACCAGCTGCGGCGAAACGACGTGGTCGACATCGGCGAGTTCGACGTGCTCGTCTCGGTGTCGGTGACCTGCGAGGAGTGCCAGCAGCAGTTTACGGTCCGGGAGCTCCTCGACGAGCGCACCTGCGAGTGTGCGGACTGA
- a CDS encoding peptide-methionine (S)-S-oxide reductase, whose translation MTRTSDGTTEPALLEDAPFDVPDGTATATFGMGCFWGPDARFGALEGVARTRVGYAGGTEPDPTYFSLGDHAEVVQIEYDPAELSYEDLLEVFWTNHDWSTPAHKRQYRGVVLACDDEQYETARRERTALADRAGRSATTDVERLEGFTPAEPYHQKYELRSTPAVGDELETLYGDGFVDSTVVARLNGFVAGYGESTRRDELLAALDLPAPLLDELRRRVRD comes from the coding sequence ATGACGCGGACGAGCGACGGGACGACGGAACCGGCGCTGCTCGAGGACGCGCCCTTCGACGTGCCGGATGGAACGGCGACGGCGACGTTCGGGATGGGCTGTTTCTGGGGTCCGGACGCCCGGTTCGGCGCACTCGAGGGCGTCGCCCGAACCCGGGTCGGCTACGCGGGCGGAACCGAACCCGATCCGACCTACTTCTCGCTCGGCGACCACGCGGAGGTCGTCCAGATCGAGTACGATCCCGCAGAGCTGTCCTACGAAGATCTGCTCGAGGTGTTCTGGACGAACCACGACTGGAGCACGCCGGCGCACAAGCGCCAGTATCGCGGCGTCGTCCTCGCCTGCGACGACGAGCAGTACGAGACGGCGCGCCGCGAACGGACCGCGCTCGCGGATCGAGCCGGCCGATCGGCGACGACCGACGTCGAACGACTTGAGGGGTTCACCCCAGCAGAGCCGTACCACCAGAAGTACGAGTTGCGGTCGACGCCGGCGGTCGGAGACGAACTCGAGACGCTCTACGGCGACGGGTTCGTCGATTCGACGGTCGTCGCGCGACTCAACGGCTTCGTCGCCGGCTACGGGGAGTCGACCCGCCGCGACGAACTGCTGGCCGCGCTCGACCTTCCCGCGCCGCTGCTCGACGAACTCCGTCGGCGCGTCCGCGACTGA
- a CDS encoding aldo/keto reductase, producing the protein METTPLGAMGESVSRLRLGTMYFGSKLDRETSSDLLDRYYGAGGRFLDTATVYAT; encoded by the coding sequence GTGGAAACGACGCCGCTCGGAGCGATGGGTGAATCGGTCAGCCGACTCCGTCTGGGGACGATGTACTTCGGGAGCAAACTCGACCGCGAGACCTCGTCCGACCTGCTGGATCGGTACTACGGGGCCGGCGGTCGGTTCCTCGATACCGCTACCGTCTACGCGACGTGA
- a CDS encoding acyl-CoA dehydrogenase family protein translates to MLDFVQLEADLDQEERMIRDTAREFVAEHVKPEIGEHFEAGTFPKDLIPKMGELGFYAPNLEGYGSPNVSETAYGLLMQELEAGDSGLRSMASVQGALVMYPIHAYGSEEQKEEWLPAMGQGEAIGCFGLTEPEHGSNPSAMETHAERDGDGYVLNGSKTWITNSPIADVAVVWARDRSAEDDPVRGFLVETDRDGVSTNKITEKLSLRASITGEIGLNGVHVPEENVLPGVSGMKGPLSCLTQARYGIAWGAVGAARDCFEEARQYAKDREQFGGPIGRFQLQQQKLAEMATQITLAQLLAYRLAELKERGEMRPQHVSMAKRNNVRMAREQSKVAREMLGGNGITTDYSPMRHMANMETVYTYEGTHDIHTLVLGEDLTGLQAYQ, encoded by the coding sequence ATGCTGGATTTCGTTCAGCTCGAGGCGGATCTCGACCAGGAGGAGCGGATGATCCGGGATACGGCCCGGGAGTTCGTCGCAGAACACGTCAAACCCGAAATCGGCGAGCACTTCGAGGCCGGGACCTTTCCGAAGGATCTCATCCCGAAGATGGGCGAACTCGGCTTCTACGCGCCGAACCTCGAGGGCTACGGCTCCCCGAACGTCTCGGAGACGGCCTACGGACTGTTGATGCAGGAACTCGAGGCGGGGGACTCGGGGCTGCGCTCGATGGCCTCCGTGCAGGGTGCGCTCGTCATGTATCCGATTCACGCGTACGGGAGCGAGGAGCAGAAAGAGGAGTGGCTCCCGGCGATGGGCCAGGGCGAAGCGATCGGTTGTTTCGGCCTCACCGAACCCGAACACGGCTCGAACCCGTCGGCGATGGAGACTCACGCCGAGCGCGACGGCGACGGCTACGTCCTCAACGGCTCGAAGACGTGGATCACGAACTCGCCGATCGCCGACGTCGCCGTCGTCTGGGCACGTGACCGTTCGGCCGAGGACGATCCGGTTCGCGGATTTCTCGTCGAAACCGACCGCGACGGCGTCTCGACGAACAAGATCACCGAGAAGCTCTCGCTGCGCGCGTCGATCACCGGCGAGATCGGACTGAACGGCGTCCACGTCCCCGAAGAGAACGTGTTGCCGGGCGTCTCGGGGATGAAAGGACCGCTCTCCTGCCTGACGCAGGCCCGGTACGGCATCGCCTGGGGAGCCGTCGGCGCCGCGCGCGACTGCTTCGAGGAGGCGCGTCAGTACGCGAAAGACCGCGAGCAGTTCGGCGGGCCGATCGGCCGGTTCCAGCTTCAACAGCAGAAACTCGCGGAGATGGCGACCCAGATTACGCTCGCGCAGCTGCTGGCCTACCGGCTGGCCGAACTCAAAGAGCGCGGCGAGATGCGCCCGCAGCACGTCTCGATGGCCAAGCGGAACAACGTCCGGATGGCCCGCGAGCAGTCGAAAGTCGCCCGCGAGATGCTCGGCGGCAACGGCATCACCACCGACTACTCGCCGATGCGCCACATGGCCAACATGGAGACCGTCTACACCTACGAGGGCACCCACGACATCCACACGCTCGTCCTCGGCGAGGACCTCACCGGCCTCCAGGCCTACCAGTAG
- a CDS encoding archaea-specific SMC-related protein, translating to MKTSQPVTDQEMPAQATLSVTNIGGIEETTVSFEQGVTVLSGRNATNRTSLLQGIMAALGSDRASLKADAEEGSATLEFDDETYRQTLRRQNGTIVTEGDPFLEDPELADLFAFLLESNEARRAVARGDELRDLIMRPVDTDAIKAEIRQLEQRKQRLDDQLAELDELEDRLPDLEAKRTRLTDEIESLRDDLEAAEEALEATNVDVETRREERSELEAKLDDLRDTRSEVERTRDRIDTERESIEALEDEREEVEAQLDELSTGEEAEIDRLEAEIDALQDQKDELNEEISQLQRTIQFNERLLEDPGEFLASDDGGAERDGAVTDQLLPEGDSETVTCWTCGSSVATDQIETTVEQLRTAHQDRLEERSAVNDDLDEKRETLTAINENRTEYRQATRRLESIDDEIERRRERIDDLTSERESLTDEIDDLEDEIDDLESDGSEDILEQHREVNQLEFELERKERERDDLEDEIASIEDRLDEREGLQARREEVTEELTDLRTRIDRIEEDAVEAFNEHMANLLDALGYDNLDRIWIDRTTRDVREGRRKVSKSSFDLKIVRSTSEGAAYEDAIDHLSESEREVTGLVFALAGYLVHDVYERVPFMLLDSLEAIDAERIAALVEYFESYAPYLVVALLEEDAQALAENHDIVTEI from the coding sequence ATGAAGACGAGCCAGCCCGTAACTGACCAGGAGATGCCAGCACAGGCGACCCTTTCGGTCACCAATATCGGTGGTATCGAGGAGACGACCGTCTCGTTCGAGCAGGGGGTCACCGTCCTCTCCGGGCGAAACGCGACGAATCGGACGTCGCTGCTTCAGGGGATCATGGCGGCGCTCGGGAGCGACCGGGCGAGCCTTAAAGCCGACGCCGAGGAAGGGTCGGCGACGCTCGAGTTCGACGACGAGACGTACCGGCAGACGCTCCGCCGACAGAACGGGACGATCGTCACCGAGGGCGATCCGTTCCTCGAGGATCCGGAACTCGCGGACCTGTTCGCCTTCCTGCTCGAATCGAACGAGGCGCGTCGCGCCGTCGCGCGCGGCGACGAACTCCGGGACCTGATCATGCGTCCGGTCGACACCGACGCGATCAAAGCGGAAATCCGGCAGCTCGAGCAGCGAAAACAGCGCCTCGACGACCAGCTCGCGGAACTCGACGAACTCGAGGACCGCCTTCCCGATCTCGAGGCGAAGCGGACGCGGTTGACCGACGAGATCGAGTCGCTGCGAGACGACCTCGAGGCGGCCGAGGAAGCCCTCGAGGCGACGAACGTCGACGTCGAGACGCGACGCGAGGAACGATCGGAACTCGAGGCGAAACTGGACGACCTCCGAGACACTCGCTCCGAGGTCGAACGCACTCGCGACCGGATCGACACCGAGCGCGAGAGCATCGAGGCGCTCGAAGACGAACGCGAGGAGGTAGAGGCACAGCTCGACGAGCTCTCGACCGGTGAAGAAGCCGAGATCGACCGACTGGAGGCGGAGATCGACGCGCTACAGGACCAGAAGGACGAACTCAACGAGGAAATCTCGCAGCTGCAGCGCACCATCCAGTTCAACGAACGGCTGCTCGAGGATCCGGGCGAGTTCCTCGCGAGCGACGACGGCGGCGCCGAACGGGACGGTGCCGTTACCGACCAGCTGCTGCCCGAGGGCGACTCGGAGACGGTCACCTGCTGGACCTGCGGCTCGTCGGTCGCCACGGACCAGATCGAGACCACGGTCGAGCAGCTCCGGACGGCCCACCAGGACCGACTCGAGGAGCGCTCGGCGGTCAACGACGACCTCGACGAGAAGCGAGAGACGCTCACCGCGATCAACGAGAACCGGACGGAGTACCGACAGGCCACTCGCCGCCTCGAGTCGATCGACGACGAGATCGAGCGCCGACGCGAGCGAATCGACGACCTCACGAGCGAGCGCGAGTCCCTGACCGACGAGATCGACGATCTCGAGGACGAGATCGACGACCTCGAGAGCGACGGCTCGGAGGACATCCTCGAGCAACACCGCGAGGTCAACCAACTCGAGTTCGAACTCGAGCGCAAGGAGCGCGAGCGCGACGACCTCGAGGACGAGATCGCGTCGATCGAGGACCGGCTCGACGAGCGCGAGGGTCTCCAGGCGCGCCGCGAGGAGGTCACCGAGGAGCTGACCGACCTGCGCACCCGCATCGACCGGATCGAGGAGGACGCGGTCGAAGCGTTCAACGAGCACATGGCGAACCTCCTCGACGCGCTCGGCTACGACAACTTGGACCGGATCTGGATCGATCGGACCACGCGCGACGTCCGCGAGGGGCGCCGGAAAGTGTCGAAGTCCTCGTTCGACCTCAAGATCGTCAGGAGCACAAGCGAGGGCGCGGCGTACGAGGACGCGATCGACCACCTGAGCGAGAGCGAGCGCGAGGTGACCGGACTCGTGTTCGCGCTGGCGGGCTATCTCGTCCACGACGTGTACGAGAGGGTGCCGTTCATGCTGCTCGACTCGCTCGAGGCGATCGACGCCGAGCGAATCGCGGCGCTCGTCGAGTACTTCGAATCGTACGCGCCCTACCTCGTCGTCGCACTGCTCGAAGAGGACGCTCAGGCGCTCGCCGAGAACCACGACATCGTCACCGAGATCTAG